The Aeoliella mucimassa genome includes the window CTGGGGGTGGGCGCTATCCGCCAATCGGTTAATTTGAAGGGGTACTCATCGTCTCCTTAAGGATCTCGTGAGACCTGTTGATGATACCGCTACTAACTCGCCGAATGCAGAAGTTCGCTTCGCAAGACTGCCAATTGGTCGATCGCGATCAATTTTGCCGTTTGCTTTTGGGTTTTACCCACATGGAACGTTTGGATGACCCAGTGAACGACATGCGTGGGCTTCGCGATCTTGAGACCGGCAAGGTCTATCTTATCGATCGGGCGAAGCTAGCTGGCATTTCGATTCATTGGCGATAGCAAGAGAGAAGTGCATGTCGCCTACGATTGCGGACTTTCAGAATCTCATCAAAGAGATGTACGGAGAGAAGGATGTCGCCCGCGGCGTCGATGGCACCTTCATGTGGTTGATGGAAGAAGTAGGCGAACTGGCATCGGCCTTGCGTGAGGGAACTCACCAGGAGCAGAAGGAAGAGTTTGCCGACGTGCTAGCATGGCTCACCACCATCGCGAATGTGGTGGGAGTCGATCTGAGCGAAGCGGTGCGCGAGAAATACGGTAGCGGCTGTCCTGGCTGCAGCAATCTGGTTTGCACCTGCGACGATGCAGAAAAGCCATAATCTGAGTTTGCAGGGAACCGTTTCTGGCGGTGCTAGCATCGCCGATCTGGTCTTTTGCTGGCTGGGAACATTGCTATACTCCCGCTGGCTTTCGAAAACCCTCCCCCTGCCCTCCCGCCATGTTCACCGCCGACGCTTCCCCTAGCGAACCTTGCCCGCGGTATTGTTGGACCTCCAGCAATGCCCAGCGGTGCTGCTTGGTGCTCGGCGTCCTGCTCTGCAGTTTGGTTGGTTGTGGCACTACGCGAACCACCTCGACTTCTCGCACTGCGACTGAGCAGCTACTGATTTCCGATGCGATTGATCGGGCGGTGACGCAGCTAAACTTTCGGGTGCTAGCTGGGCAGAGTGTGTATCTGGATGACGCAGCATTGGGCTCGGCAGTGGATCGGCAGTACATGTCGAGCAGTATTCGTCAGCATCTGCTCGCGAGCGGGTGCACGATCAGCGAGCATCGCACCGACGCTGATTTTGTGGTGGAAGCTCGCGCTGGGGCGGTGGGAACCGATAGCCACGATCTGATGTTCGGTATTCCGGCGATTCAGATTCCCGATATTCTAGCTCTCGACGGGACGATGCCTTCGGCCATTCCGGAGGTGGCAGTCGCCAAGCGTCAGGACCAACGTGGTCTCGTGAAACTGGCGGTGTTTGCTTATCACCGTGAATCCGGCATGCCTGTCTGGCAGAGCGGCATGGCGATGAGCGAAAGCTCAGCCCGCAACCTGTGGGTGATGGGCGCAGGACCGTTCCAGAAGGGAACGATCTACGACGGAACCAACTTCGCCGGGCGGGATATTAAGGGAGCCCTGGTGATGGGCGACCGCGGAGACGAGGGGGAGTCGTTCGAACTAGGTCAGCAGGCTTCGTTTGCGTCGCCGCTGTTGTTTGAGGAAGAACCGGTGGCTGAAGGCCCGGCAGCGGAAGTCGCCAATCAACCCGGCGGGGGTGGCAAGTAAATTGCCGAGAGACCCGCGGTTCTTTAATGCTACCTGGCTACGATTTCAGCCTCAGCAAAGGATTCGCTGCGACTCAGCAGTCCACAAAGTCGAGCGGATGCTCGCTATTGGGGTCTTCGATCCGGATGCTTTTGCGACCGTGCAGCACGTCGTCGATCAACGAACCAATCAGCTTTGCTCGCCAGCCTTTGGCGAGAATCGGTTGCTCGCCATCTGCGGCGTTGCCAAAGCCCAGGCGGTAAGCTACCAGGTCTCGAATGTCGCTCGCAGTGCAGGCCAGGCTCGTGGCCAGGCTCGATCGGCGGCACACGCTGGTAATTGCCGGTGAGAGCACCTGTCCCAGCAGTTGCAGTTGAGGAGGCATCGCCCGCCCGCGAGGAGGCTTTAAGTCGTCGAGCGAGGCGTTGAGGCCGCGTTCGACGCACTCGGCAATCTCCTCGATGGAGTTCTTTACCGGGCGGTAATTCATGCCGCGGACAGCTTTAATCTTGTCGGGCGTAGAGCTTTTGCGTTTGGCCAATTCCACCAGCAAGTCGTCTCGCAGGACTCGCCGGGGAGGGATGTTGCGTTTCTCGGCTTCTTCCTGACGCCAGAGCCAGAGTTCGCGTACGATCGCCAGGCTGCGAGGAGGCAGGTTGCCGATGCCCGAAACCCGTTTCCACCGTTGACGGGTGCGAGCGGTCGTGACTTCTTCGATAAACGCGGCGGTTTCTTCATCGAGCCAAGCGGTGCGGCCCAGCTTCTCGACTTTCAGCTTGATCCGTTCGTACAGTTCGAACAGGTAGCGAACGTCCTCGAGGGCGTAGTCGAGTTGGGCCTCGGTCAGGGGGCGACGCCGCCAGTCGGTGCGCTGCTCGCCCTTCTGGGCCTTCTGATTGAGTATGCGAGTGACCACCGACGCGTAGGCGGCCGGGTATTCGTGCGAACAGAACGCTGCAGCGAGCTGAGTATCGAACAGGTTTGCTGGAGGACGCCCGATGGCGTTCAGCGAGAAGTTGATTTCTTCGCGGGCCGCGTGGGCAATCGTCACATGGTCGCCATCGGCTAGGGCTAGCCAAAAGGGTTCCATATCGGGGACTTTTTGAGGATCCACGATGGCCATGCCATGTTCGGTAACTACCTGTACCAGGCAAAGCTCGGGGCGAAAGGTATCCTCCGACACGAACTCGGTGTCAAAGCCAACTAGCTTGGAGTCGGCAATTTGTTCACAGAGCTCGGCGAGTTCGGCCTTAGTGTTGATCCTCTGGTAATCCACGACGGTGACTGCAAAACGAGGCGGGGCAAGGTTTTAAAAGCTCTATTGTAGCGTATTTGGCCCGCGCCTGGGGAGAGCGAATCACAGCCCTGCGGCGAAGCACACTCAGCTGGTGTTTCTTCCGATGCAGCCGGAATAACCGTTACATCAGCTCGAACCAGGCAATAAACACCAGGACCGGGAGCAAGAATACGACACTATAGCCCACGTACCCGAAAAAGCTGGGCATTCTTACGCCCGCTTTTTCGGCAATAGCACGTACCATGAAGTTGGGGCCGTTGCCAATGTAGGTCATGGCACCCATGAACACCGCACCCAAGCTGATGGCGACCAGAGTCTGGTACTCCACGTTGGTGCCAGCCACAAAGTGCCCGTGCCCGCCAGGAGCGGCTTCGGCAGTTTTGAAGAACACCAGATAGGTCGGAGCGTTGTCGAGCACGCTCGACAGGCCACCAGTGATGAAATAGTAGTGCAGTGGAGTCAATTGACCGTCGGCAGCACCGATCAGGGTGCCAAGCTCACCGCCGTATTGCCCGAGGATCTGCAGCGCGGGTTGCATGCAGATGAAGATGCCGCAGAACAGCGCGGCGACTTCGACAATCGCGTGGTAGTTGAAGCTGTTGCGCCGGCGAATGTCCGTGGAGCCCAGCCAAAGCGCCAGGCCGACCAAGGCCAATTGAGCGACTTCGCGAGAGAACATCCAAGGATGGATGTTGGTGCCTGGAAGGGTTTTGGTGGGATCAAGCAACGCAACGGCCAGCACCACGCCGAACAGCAACGGCAAGTTGAGCGCCAGGCCTTCGAAGCGAAGCTTGGTGGTGTGGGTGATGTCGCGATAGATGTCGGCCACGGTCTCCCGACGGTAGTAGGCAAACTCGTCGAGCAGCAGGTACATGCCAATCAGGATACCATTGGTAATGAGCCACGGCTTCCAGAGGGCGAACAACGTCCAGGTAAAGCTAACCCCTTCCAGGTAACCCAAGAAGAGGGGAGGATCGCCGATCGGCAGTAAGCAGCCACCGCAGTTGCAAACGATAAAGATGAAAAACACCACCGTATGCACGACGTGCTTACGTTCGGCATTGGTTTCCAATAGCGGACGGATTAGTAGCATCGCCGCACCAGTGGTACCGATAAAGCTGGCCAACAGACCACCGGCGGCCATGAAGCTGGCGTTGGTCATCGGGTTGGCTCGCAAGTCGCCACCGATGCGAATGCCGCCGCTAATGGTATACAGGCTGAATAGCAGCACAATGAATGGGATGAACTCGCTGATCAGGGCGTTGCCGATAATGGCTCCGGCCATGGACCAGTTGGCCCCCACGGCATTCGGCTGAGCGACATAATGGTAAGGCCAGTGTCCATCGACGGGGTGAGCATGCATGAACAAGTAGTACAGCAAGGTCACTACGCCGAGCGATGCGGCTACTTTAAAGCGGTTGATGTTCTCTTCCCACCAGTGCTCAATTGCTGGAATCAACGGGAACACGGCAATGGCCGCCAGAATCATGATAAACGGCAGCACCGTCCAGAACGGCGGTGCGGTGGCCGCATGGGCTTCGCCCGGGGCCTCGGCAGCTGGAGTTTCGGTGGCATGCTCATGCACTTCCGGCGATTCGCTGGCGTGCGGATCGACCGACTCCGTCGCGTGACCATCGGCTCCCTCTGCTCCATGGGCTTCGCCATGGTGCAGGTGATCGACGATCAACTGAGTTCCATATTGGGGCAGCCCCAAGCTCAGGGATACGACATAGGCGAGGACGGTAGCTGCAATAGCAGCGACAACTCCGCCCCCGGAGCTGTTACTCGAAGCATGCGACATAGGGGCAACCGGCGAGGCAGTAGCAGACATAGCTTAAGTGACTCCGCAACCGTTTTGGCGAATGTCCCAATTGGATTGGCACTGAACTGTGGATGGCTGTACGGAGCATCAGACGCATCTCGCCTTTCGAAGCGAATACGTCAACTGCCTGCCCCGCAGTCTACAAAGGGTAGTACACCCACGACCAACTGCGATGGAATCTATCTCACCTAAGGGAGTCACACGGACGGTCATGATTTGATAGAATCGGCACAAACCTTTCAAGTGGCCTTTTAATGGTGTTCTGCTAGAATGGCCGGTGCGGCGATTAACACGGCAAACCTGCCAGAGCTCGCAGAGTACCTACCTTAAGTTCTCGGGTAAGCAATTCAAATGCCATTGCTACTTGTGAGTGTGGTGAATGATCGAGAAGCTCGGCAGGCGATGACTGCTGGAGCTGATTGGATCGATATCAAGCAACCCGCTCGCGGTTCGTTAGGCATGGCCGATGCCGATGCGATTTGCACCGCTGTGCAAGCCATTGCAGGAGAACGGCCCGTGAGCATCGCTCTCGGTGAACTCGTCAAATGGAACGACACTGCCGCGTTGGAGCCTCAGCAATTCGCTGGCGTCGCGCGCGTGAAAGTCGGTCTGGCTGGCACCGCGCCGGGGGGCAAATGGCAGCCCGAGTGGCGCGATCGCTGGCTAAGCTTGTGCGAATCGTTGCCAGCCGGAGTCGAGCCGGTGGCCGTCCATTACGCGGATTGGCTATTGTGCGATGCCCCTTCGTTCGACGAATTGCTCTCGGCCGCTTTAACAGCCGGCTGTTCCAGCATGTTGATCGATACCTACTACAAGTCGGGCCGCTCGCTGGTGCACCATTACACGACTAGCGAGCTGACCGAGCTGGTTCGCCGCGCGCACCAGTCGGGGCTCGAGTTCGTCGCTGCAGGCAGCTTGCGTTTCGAGCACCTGCCGACCGTAATCGCGGCAGGTGCCGACATCGTTGCTGTGCGTGGCGCTGCGTGCTTAACGGACGATCGCACCTCGCCGCTCTGTGCGGAACGCGTGGAGGAACTCAAGAAGTTCCTCGCGTACGAACCCCTCAGCGACTCGCGTTAGCCTAGGTTGCGGAACGACTAGTTGTCGATCACTCGATTATTTTCAATCGTAATGTTGGTCTCCGGGGTTGAGTTGAACCGCACCGGCGGCGTATCCGGCGTGGCCAGTTGCCAGGTGTTTTCGCTCACGAAGTTCTCGCCTGCTCGATGGAACCGCAACGGCGAGCGGGCGATGCCGCGGAAGGTGTTCTGGCGGATCGTCCAGCCGGTCGTTCCTTCGTCGAGGAACATGCCATTCGATTCGGCGCGTCCCAGGTTCAGTGGAACGTCTTCGATCACGTTACCTTCGATCACACTGTTCGGCTGGAGTCCCAAAGTGTAGATGCCCCCTCCGTCGCTCAGGGTCTGCATCACCCGCACGATATGATTGTTGGCAATCCGATTGTTACCAGCTGGGGTCGGTGTCGGGTTCCACATCCACCCGAGCGAAATGCCCGTGTAGGGACAGTCGCTGATTTCATTATCCGAAATCTGGAGCTGCTTAAGGAATCCACCCCAGATGGCGACCGCACCGGGGAGCAATTGTCCACAATGGCTGATCGTGCATTTGGTCACCACGTTGTTGGTAGCCACCTCGGCGGGAGCCGCCTGCCACCAGGCCTGGCCGTTCACGCTGCGCGAACTATCCTCGCCCAGGTTCAGGGCGTTGCCACCAATGTCGTCGAACTTGCACTGCTCGATGCGACAGTCCGTCGTGCGACTGCCGAGCCAAAGTCCACAGTTGCCAAGACCAACGAACTCGCAGTCGCGAACGATCGCCTGCTCGGCAACCTCCACGTGAACTGCGGAGGAAAGCCCTTGCCGGCCTTGGTGAATCATGTCGCCATTCGCGTCGCGAGCCTGCAGGTTCGCCGCCTGCACGCAGGCCATTCCCCCCGGGGGCATGGGGAATCGTGTTCCTGTAAAACGAATGTTCTGAATCACCAAGTGCTTTAGAGGAGCCTCGTCGGTGCCTGTAGCAACGATCAATTGCTCGACCACAGGCAGCGCAACATTCGGAGCCGAGGCATCGTCGCCTGCAACGACAACCAGTTCTTCCGCAGCGACATCCACGTACCACTCGCCGGGCAGGTCGGCAAACGCTTCATGCCCTTCCAAGTAGTAACGCGGTTGTTTCTCGAAGTGGTCGATCGCGTAGTGGGGAGCATCTGCTCCGATCGGCCCCACGGTTTTCAGTTCGTGCGATTCGGCGTCGATCGACTTCACCGGCAACCGGCTACTCGACCAGTCGTGCAGCAGTACCAAGTCGCACACGTGTCCTTCTAAAGGCAGCGGGCTCGGAAGATCGTTGACCTCGTACAAAAATCCGCTACGACGGTCAGGCAGGCATTCGACGATGCGATAGTAACCTTCGTTCGGAGTGCGCGCGGCGGTTTGCAGTTTGTGACCAACAAGCATCACTCGCGGGATACCATTCGCCCGCCAGGTGGTTGGTAAAGGGTAACGCCAGCGGCCATCGGCATCTTTGGTCGGCACGCCGAGTTGCTCCGCGCCCGAAATGGTTACGTGCTTGCAATCGGGAGTTGGCTCGATGGTAAGTCCCTCGCCGACAATTTCTCCATTGAGCTCAATGGTTTGGCTCAGCTGGTAAACCCCACCTGTGAGTTGCAAGCGAACCGGCGCGGTGTCGCCGGTGCTTCTCATCTGACGAACCTCCGCGAGGGCTGCCCGCAGCGCGGCTTCGGTCGGTTCGGAAACCAGCTTTGTGGTCTCTGCCTTGGCGGAGCCGAACGATACGAGAGCCGTCAGGCTAAGTAGTAATACGCTAGGAACACTTCGCAGGCGGGACATGGCAGGACCACGTGGGGCTAAAGGCGAATGAGATTGCTGGCAGGCGATCCGCCACCAGGCCAGGCATGGCGGTCAGTATACGCCCGGGACGATCGGCAAGAAAAGCAACGCCCCCAGCCTACCGGCGACACGAAAGTAACTCGATAGCCAGTCGGTGTTCGGCATCCGATCATCAGCTTACCTATCCTGTTCTCCTTCTGTGCGTCGAAGTCCACAGTTCCCCTTAGGGGGCTAATCTACTCGGCTGGGCGCAATAGATTCCCACCGCTGCGCATATAGATTCCCAATTTACCCACCGATGGGAAAATTGAATCTTCGCCCACGCTACAAAACCTGTGGTTTTCGGCTGCGAATAGATTCCCATTTCCAATATCGCATCGAGTGGGAATCTATTTTCACGATGGGTATCAATCGCAAGTCGTTGATGGATAACAAGTTGCATCAACACCTCCTTCGAAAGTGCCCAAAATAGATTCCCACCCATGGGAAACTATTTTGGTTGGATGTTGGGGGTTCGATTTCGGAATGCGGAATGTCTTTTGAGGGAGCTTCCAGCGACCCAGCCCCACCACAGCTTTGACAACCGCGCAGCAGCGAACCTGGGCGCACACGAACCATCGCCTGCGCACTGCTAGTCGTTCGAACTTTTGGATAAGCATCACATAACGCAGCCTCCTTTCACCAAAAAAGCCAACAGCCGATAACTGAAAGCCGATAACCAATTACACATGTTCATTAGAACACCAGTGGTGGCCAATTGCCAGCGAAAAGTGAACCATTTGCGAAACCGTTCCTCGGCGGAAGGGAGTTGCTCCCGTTCTGGCCAGAAATACGATCGCACGATGCACCTATGAAGAGAACGCTCACGCGTGCCCTGCTCTCCCCTGCCCTGGCTTAGTCGGAAGTCCAACGCGCTAGCACCAGATCGTTGTCGGCCGAATAGAGGATGGTCTTCGAGCGATCGGCCGATTGGTAAAGCTGCCACTCCACGGTTGCAGACAAGTTGGTCGCCAGGGTCGAGAACGCAAAGCACTCCCTAACGGCTTCGGCATCCGGAACCAAACTGGTGCCAGCGGTCCAGGTGGCTAGCTCATCTGGGGCGATGTCGGCGGCCACACAGATGTCGTAGTACAGGGGGCCTGGCAGGCGGTCGTTGGAGGGGTCGTGGTAGACGAGTGAGAAGTCGAGGTCGGTGCAAGGCAGCTGGCAAGTTAGGTAAGGAGCCAAGGCCGCCTGCTTCTCGGCGAGTGTTGTCATGGCCGAGCTATTGAGTCGCACGACCGGAGCTTTCTTCGTGCAGCCAGTCAGCGAACAGATTGCTAGCAGCACCAGAAGAGCCATGAATGATGAGCAGCGGATATTCGGCGTCATTAGCACTCCATCGAAGGCGAAGTTGCTAGCTGCATCGCTCGGCCGGAAAAGTCTTCCCATGTTGCCAGTCTTTCCTACGCGGATTCTTAGGTAAATTCGTTGCGATTCGCTCAACTCGCGCTGCACAGTTTGCCGATCTAGTACCGACAGCAGGCGAACCGTTGTGGAAGGACCCCGCGGTTTGCTAGCAGTCTGGCCCCCCGGCAGCAACGCAAGGAAGCGAACATGCACCGCCCGACCGAGATTATTCGATCGATACTCTGCACCTTCGTCATTGTCTCTACACTCTCGTCAGCGAGCAATGTTCTAGCGGAAGATGGTCCGTCGTTGAGCGATCGGCTCTCGCAGCTTCGTAGAAGCTGGACCGGCGAACAACCGCCGGCGGCCGAGCCCGCACCGCAGCCTCAGCAGCAAGCTGGTGGGCGTGACTTGTTCGATGTCCTGCGTGGCAAGCCCGAGCAGCCAGCCGCCCGCGTGGCAAGCGTGCCGGCCCCTAGTCGCCAGCGTGCGGGTAGCGTGCTGAGCAAGCCCCAGCAATCGGCCGTGTACGACATCGGTCCTGCCCTCGGCGGAGCCCCGCTGCGTACGCAGGCCAAGCCTGTGAAGGTGGCCACGCGTCCCGAAACCACCGCTACCCGTCATCACAGCGGCAACGATATTGCCCTGGATCTAATCGGCACGTCGGCAGATTCGAACGACACCAGTGGTGTTTCCACCACTCCGGAACCGGTCGCCAAGAAAGAACCCGTGGTCAGCGAGCCAGTCGCGCCGAAAGTCGACGAAGCTCCGCTCGCCGAGGTGCCTGTAGCCGAAGAACAAACCGAGGAGCCCGAAGAGTCGGGGTTCGCCTCGGCCGACGAAGCCGCTGAACTGGCGCTGAATCCGATTGAGCTTGCTCCGATCGCCCCGCTTGCTCCGACCACCGAGCCACTGTCGCCTAGTACCGAAACGGTTGCGGTGCCTGTGGTGGAGGAATCGGAAGCTCAGGCGGAGACCGAACCATCGGAGTCGCCCGAGCATCTGGCTTTGAACGCTCCCACACCGCAGGTGGTAGGTTCGGCTCAGGACGAGATCGACATCGACGAGTTCGATGCGGAAGCGACCCTGAATGAATGGAGCCAAGCCGCCCCAGCACCACCTGTGGTCGCCCCTGTAGAGCAAGAAGCCGACTCGAACTTTCCGCCGATCGTCGATAACGGAATGGCTCCCAATTCAGCCGACGCGGAGCAAGCGTTTACGGCTGCCCCACCAGCTGCCAGCAACTTGAACCAGCAGCCCTGGAGTACCACCCCGCTGGGAGTGAATACCCAAACGCCGGCTGGGTTGGACAACGAAAACGTATTGGTCAACGAGCAACTGCCGTTGATCGCTTCTCGCGTAGCGGGTCCAAAGACGATTTTGATTGGTCGCGAAGCCACCTATCGCGTGACTTTGGAAAACCGCGGTACGGCGGCTGCTAATCAGCTTTCGACCGAAGTCGTCGCTCCTGAGTGGGCCGACGTGATTCATACCACCGCCTCGGCCGGAACCGTACAACGCGAAGCGAGTGCCAACGGTGGCACCACCCTGCGTTGGGACGTCGCTTCGTTGGCCGAAGGTCGCTCGCAGACACTCAACGTAGTGCTTGTGCCGAAGACCAGCCAGTCGCTCAGCCTGGGTGTGAGCTGGCGTCATGCACCAGTGGCGACCACCACCATGGTCGAGGTGCAAGAGCCGAAGATCGAAATGGCCATCAATGGCCCGAACGAAGTCTACTTTGGTCGTCCGCAGAGTTATCACCTGTCGCTCAGCAATCCAGGAACGGGACCGGCCGAGAACATCGTGGTGCAATTGATGCCTCCCGGAGGTGGCCAGCCAACGAGCAGCTACCGTATCGATCAACTGGCGGCTGGTGAATCGAAGTCGGTCGATATCGAGATCACCGCTCGCGAGCCTGGCGAACTGGCGATTCGTGCGATGGCTGTTGCCGATGGCAACCTGCGTTGCGAAACCGCTCAGTCGATTTTCTGCCGCCATGCGGAACTGAACGTCGACTGGCGTGGACCGAATCGTAAGTACGCTGGTACCGAGGCGGTCTACTACTTCCGGGTTCGCAATCCGGGCACCGCTTCGGCCGATCAAACACAGTTCGTCGTCTCGCTACCTGCTGGTTTTGAGTTCCGCAGTGCCAGTGAAGGACAT containing:
- a CDS encoding MazG nucleotide pyrophosphohydrolase domain-containing protein, which codes for MSPTIADFQNLIKEMYGEKDVARGVDGTFMWLMEEVGELASALREGTHQEQKEEFADVLAWLTTIANVVGVDLSEAVREKYGSGCPGCSNLVCTCDDAEKP
- a CDS encoding DUF6655 family protein, whose protein sequence is MFTADASPSEPCPRYCWTSSNAQRCCLVLGVLLCSLVGCGTTRTTSTSRTATEQLLISDAIDRAVTQLNFRVLAGQSVYLDDAALGSAVDRQYMSSSIRQHLLASGCTISEHRTDADFVVEARAGAVGTDSHDLMFGIPAIQIPDILALDGTMPSAIPEVAVAKRQDQRGLVKLAVFAYHRESGMPVWQSGMAMSESSARNLWVMGAGPFQKGTIYDGTNFAGRDIKGALVMGDRGDEGESFELGQQASFASPLLFEEEPVAEGPAAEVANQPGGGGK
- a CDS encoding ribonuclease D: MDYQRINTKAELAELCEQIADSKLVGFDTEFVSEDTFRPELCLVQVVTEHGMAIVDPQKVPDMEPFWLALADGDHVTIAHAAREEINFSLNAIGRPPANLFDTQLAAAFCSHEYPAAYASVVTRILNQKAQKGEQRTDWRRRPLTEAQLDYALEDVRYLFELYERIKLKVEKLGRTAWLDEETAAFIEEVTTARTRQRWKRVSGIGNLPPRSLAIVRELWLWRQEEAEKRNIPPRRVLRDDLLVELAKRKSSTPDKIKAVRGMNYRPVKNSIEEIAECVERGLNASLDDLKPPRGRAMPPQLQLLGQVLSPAITSVCRRSSLATSLACTASDIRDLVAYRLGFGNAADGEQPILAKGWRAKLIGSLIDDVLHGRKSIRIEDPNSEHPLDFVDC
- a CDS encoding sodium:proton antiporter, which codes for MSATASPVAPMSHASSNSSGGGVVAAIAATVLAYVVSLSLGLPQYGTQLIVDHLHHGEAHGAEGADGHATESVDPHASESPEVHEHATETPAAEAPGEAHAATAPPFWTVLPFIMILAAIAVFPLIPAIEHWWEENINRFKVAASLGVVTLLYYLFMHAHPVDGHWPYHYVAQPNAVGANWSMAGAIIGNALISEFIPFIVLLFSLYTISGGIRIGGDLRANPMTNASFMAAGGLLASFIGTTGAAMLLIRPLLETNAERKHVVHTVVFFIFIVCNCGGCLLPIGDPPLFLGYLEGVSFTWTLFALWKPWLITNGILIGMYLLLDEFAYYRRETVADIYRDITHTTKLRFEGLALNLPLLFGVVLAVALLDPTKTLPGTNIHPWMFSREVAQLALVGLALWLGSTDIRRRNSFNYHAIVEVAALFCGIFICMQPALQILGQYGGELGTLIGAADGQLTPLHYYFITGGLSSVLDNAPTYLVFFKTAEAAPGGHGHFVAGTNVEYQTLVAISLGAVFMGAMTYIGNGPNFMVRAIAEKAGVRMPSFFGYVGYSVVFLLPVLVFIAWFELM
- a CDS encoding (5-formylfuran-3-yl)methyl phosphate synthase yields the protein MPLLLVSVVNDREARQAMTAGADWIDIKQPARGSLGMADADAICTAVQAIAGERPVSIALGELVKWNDTAALEPQQFAGVARVKVGLAGTAPGGKWQPEWRDRWLSLCESLPAGVEPVAVHYADWLLCDAPSFDELLSAALTAGCSSMLIDTYYKSGRSLVHHYTTSELTELVRRAHQSGLEFVAAGSLRFEHLPTVIAAGADIVAVRGAACLTDDRTSPLCAERVEELKKFLAYEPLSDSR
- a CDS encoding right-handed parallel beta-helix repeat-containing protein, yielding MSRLRSVPSVLLLSLTALVSFGSAKAETTKLVSEPTEAALRAALAEVRQMRSTGDTAPVRLQLTGGVYQLSQTIELNGEIVGEGLTIEPTPDCKHVTISGAEQLGVPTKDADGRWRYPLPTTWRANGIPRVMLVGHKLQTAARTPNEGYYRIVECLPDRRSGFLYEVNDLPSPLPLEGHVCDLVLLHDWSSSRLPVKSIDAESHELKTVGPIGADAPHYAIDHFEKQPRYYLEGHEAFADLPGEWYVDVAAEELVVVAGDDASAPNVALPVVEQLIVATGTDEAPLKHLVIQNIRFTGTRFPMPPGGMACVQAANLQARDANGDMIHQGRQGLSSAVHVEVAEQAIVRDCEFVGLGNCGLWLGSRTTDCRIEQCKFDDIGGNALNLGEDSSRSVNGQAWWQAAPAEVATNNVVTKCTISHCGQLLPGAVAIWGGFLKQLQISDNEISDCPYTGISLGWMWNPTPTPAGNNRIANNHIVRVMQTLSDGGGIYTLGLQPNSVIEGNVIEDVPLNLGRAESNGMFLDEGTTGWTIRQNTFRGIARSPLRFHRAGENFVSENTWQLATPDTPPVRFNSTPETNITIENNRVIDN
- a CDS encoding CARDB domain-containing protein, with product MHRPTEIIRSILCTFVIVSTLSSASNVLAEDGPSLSDRLSQLRRSWTGEQPPAAEPAPQPQQQAGGRDLFDVLRGKPEQPAARVASVPAPSRQRAGSVLSKPQQSAVYDIGPALGGAPLRTQAKPVKVATRPETTATRHHSGNDIALDLIGTSADSNDTSGVSTTPEPVAKKEPVVSEPVAPKVDEAPLAEVPVAEEQTEEPEESGFASADEAAELALNPIELAPIAPLAPTTEPLSPSTETVAVPVVEESEAQAETEPSESPEHLALNAPTPQVVGSAQDEIDIDEFDAEATLNEWSQAAPAPPVVAPVEQEADSNFPPIVDNGMAPNSADAEQAFTAAPPAASNLNQQPWSTTPLGVNTQTPAGLDNENVLVNEQLPLIASRVAGPKTILIGREATYRVTLENRGTAAANQLSTEVVAPEWADVIHTTASAGTVQREASANGGTTLRWDVASLAEGRSQTLNVVLVPKTSQSLSLGVSWRHAPVATTTMVEVQEPKIEMAINGPNEVYFGRPQSYHLSLSNPGTGPAENIVVQLMPPGGGQPTSSYRIDQLAAGESKSVDIEITAREPGELAIRAMAVADGNLRCETAQSIFCRHAELNVDWRGPNRKYAGTEAVYYFRVRNPGTASADQTQFVVSLPAGFEFRSASEGHQFDSAAQRVIWNVGTLRPGDDRYLELRGVVNQAGANQFNLSASNGAGDVRDSVTASTDVVALADLKLDIVDPKGPVPVGTEIEYAITVTNRGRSAAEQVNIVGLFAQGIEPVAALGAEATIADGRVGFRSIGSLPAGQQVTLKIRARAQAAGTHLFRAEVLCRDLEIKLAAEETTRFFQDDSQPANTPLESASRASRFE